A genome region from Arachis duranensis cultivar V14167 chromosome 8, aradu.V14167.gnm2.J7QH, whole genome shotgun sequence includes the following:
- the LOC107463589 gene encoding transcription factor PIF7, translating to MPSPLEEANQANNYDEIAELTWENGQISMHGLSGLDPTSQKKPTWVNRAHDTLESIVQQATCKNKKSKLTIKDNHAYVDVPTTTSSIVASSGEHHQMVPTLSRKRSHSSYSDQQQHRRDVNYVSINNTNRKCGVATASVTFCRDNNDVTTMMTWPSLDSGPRSLKNDKILEEDSACQSGSEVRNNENDRDGGKGETGQSKSSSVVRRNRTAAVHNQSERRRRDRINQKMKALQRLVPNANKTDKASMLDEVIKYLKQLQAQIEMMMSVSMPQMIMQQQLQMSMLARSMANNAPNPIRPLFPQLIQPTTTIGAANTASAPMFLAPSLMIPSSTNASIPLPSASYGAATFAQPLNMDMLNNMAAFYSQQMNHHQNNQIKP from the exons ATGCCATCACCACTAGAAGAAGCAAATCA GGCCAATAATTATGATGAGATTGCAGAGCTGACATGGGAAAATGGGCAGATATCAATGCATGGGCTCAGTGGGCTTGATCCAACTTCACAAAAAAAGCCAACATGGGTTAATAGGGCCCATGATACATTAGAGTCCATTGTTCAACAAGCCACATGCAAGAATAAAAAGTCAAAGTTGACCATAAAAGACAACCATGCTTATGTTGATGTTCCTACCACAACAAGCTCCATTGTTGCATCTTCAGGGGAACATCATCAAATGGTGCCAACACTTTCAAGGAAAAGATCACATTCTTCTTATTCCGATCAACAACAACATCGGAGAGATGTTAATTATGTTAGCATCAATAATACTAATAGGAAATGTGGTGTTGCTACTGCTAGTGTCACATTTTGTAGGGACAACAATGACGTCACAACCATGATGACGTGGCCTTCTCTTGACTCTGGTCCAAGAAGCTTAAAAAATGATAAGATTCTTGAGGAGGATTCTGCTTGTCAAAGTGGATCG GAAGTTCGGAATAATGAAAATGATAGAGATGGTGGGAAAGGTGAAACAGGGCAGAGCAAATCATCATCAGTTGTAAGGAGAAATAGAACTGCTGCCGTCCATAACCAATCAGAACgg AGAAGAAGAGATAGAATTAATCAGAAGATGAAAGCATTGCAGCGATTAGTGCCTAATGCAAATAAG ACAGACAAAGCTTCAATGTTGGATGAGGTGATTAAGTACTTGAAACAACTTCAAGCACAGATagaaatgatgatgagtgtgaGCATGCCACAAATGATAATGCAACAACAACTTCAAATGTCTATGCTAGCAAGATCAATGGCAAACAATGCTCCAAATCCAATTAGGCCATTGTTTCCACAACTCATccaaccaacaacaacaattggAGCTGCTAACACTGCCTCTGCTCCAATGTTTCTTGCACCTTCCTTGATGATTCCTTCAAGCACCAATGCTTCAATTCCTCTGCCTTCTGCTTCATATGGGGCTGCTACTTTTGCACAA CCACTTAATATGGATATGTTGAACAACATGGCAGCATTTTACAGCCAACAGATGAATCATCATCAGAACAATCAAATCAAACCATAA
- the LOC107463607 gene encoding flavin-containing monooxygenase FMO GS-OX-like 9: MVSEKNYKSKNVCVIGAGPSGLVAARELRKEGHKVVVLEQNHDIGGQWLYEPNVVGEDPLGRNPFLKVHSSIYESLRLTSPREIMGFTDFPFMVKKGRDMRRFPSHTELLHYLKDFCDWFGLREMIRFNTRVDYVGMLDYGVCSNNDLKWVVRSIDKSEKVVEEVFDAVVVATGHYSQPKLPSIKGMDTWIRKQMHSHVYRSPEPLCNEIVVVVGNSLSGQDISLELVKVAKEVHMSSRSLNITEGLSKVISKHENFHLHPQIDTLHEDGKVTFVDGSSISADTILYCTGYSYAFPFLDTKGMVVVDDDRVGPLYEHTFPPSLAPSLSFIGIPRKIIGFPFFESQAIWIAQVLSGRKVLPSWEDMMKSIKEFYHSREVAGIPKHCTHDIADFEYCVKYGERAGLPPLEEWRKELCLSAILNSFANLETYRDSWDDHEKLQEALQSPHFTQLGLQDSSL; encoded by the exons ATGGTTTCTGAGAAAAATTACAAATCCAAGAATGTGTGTGTGATTGGAGCTGGACCATCAGGGCTAGTGGCAGCCAGGGAGCTGAGAAAAGAAGGTCACAAGGTGGTTGTGTTAGAGCAGAATCATGACATAGGAGGGCAATGGTTATATGAACCAAATGTGGTAGGGGAGGATCCTTTAGGAAGAAATCCTTTTCTAAAGGTGCATAGTAGTATCTATGAATCATTAAGGCTCACATCTCCAAGGGAGATCATGGGGTTTACTGATTTCCCATTTATGGTGAAGAAAGGTAGGGACATGAGGAGGTTCCCAAGCCACACAGAGCTCCTTCATTACCTAAAGGACTTCTGTGATTGGTTTGGGTTGAGAGAGATGATAAGATTCAACACAAGGGTGGATTATGTGGGGATGTTGGATTATGGTGTCTGTAGCAATAATGATTTGAAATGGGTTGTTAGAAGCATAGACAAGAGTGAGAAGGTGGTGGAAGAGGTGTTTGATGCAGTGGTTGTAGCCACTGGTCATTACTCTCAGCCTAAATTGCCCTCCATTAAAG GAATGGATACATGGATCAGAAAACAAATGCATAGTCACGTTTACAGATCCCCAGAACCACTCTGCAATGAG ATTGTGGTGGTTGTTGGAAATTCCTTAAGTGGGCAAGATATATCGCTAGAGCTTGTGAAAGTAGCAAAGGAAGTCCACATGAGTTCCAGATCTCTTAATATCACTGAGGGTTTATCTAAAGTTATATCAAAACATGAGAACTTTCACCTTCATCCACAG ATAGACACACTTCATGAGGATGGAAAGGTCACATTTGTGGATGGTTCCTCTATTTCTGCAGACACCATTTTGTACTGCACAGG GTACTCCTATGCGTTCCCCTTTCTTGACACTAAAGGAATGGTAGTTGTGGATGATGACAGAGTGGGGCCTTTGTATGAGCACACTTTCCCCCCATCTCTTGCTCCATCACTGTCCTTTATAGGCATCCCTAGAAAG ATCATAGGGTTCCCTTTCTTTGAATCACAAGCAATATGGATAGCACAAGTACTTTCTGGGAGAAAGGTATTGCCATCATGGGAGGACATGATGAAATCCATCAAGGAGTTCTACCACTCAAGAGAAGTAGCAGGCATACCTAAACATTGCACCCATGACATTGCAGATTTCGag TATTGTGTCAAATATGGAGAGCGTGCAGGATTGCCACCTCTAGAAGAATGGAGAAAAGAGCTTTGCCTTTCAGCCATACTTAATTCTTTTGCCAACTTAGAGACATATAGAGATTCTTGGGATGATCATGAGAAGCTCCAAGAGGCCCTTCAAAGTCCTCACTTCACTCAACTTGGGCTTCAAGATTCTTCTCTGTAA
- the LOC107463611 gene encoding uncharacterized protein LOC107463611: MDFIKQGTSIADNSRIHELHQIYQKQRELMDEIKRNELCKHNLRLETSWSSSSLCCSSNLPLLAGQSSVLIVERIESLMALAQEKNRQRCPVAQEKNRQRCPASETTPTVIKDLLKDSELSQSYRKVGNKILDLQLPAEEYIDSEGDSSESEKSTAFTLNGTSQVVCNGLADLNVPFNLKEETGAESDDLQPRIHHGSSLVCDLSRATKSGWHNFPNDAMQNLNKRKYLEDSSDDPMPKPGKKLVPMSLSNIAGQNGRVLNSLAGFSDTDRQSVPVESLSQKLEQVNIFACLQNYLLRNGFCFSTKAFHQPSIDTDELSSCNNHGSSSASRELRECVQGSEDVFNPNNINLNTMPGYSNTITEFESIQNSREEDKFECSRLPWLKEKPAPQGKLNEEGKSSTHVRSNTLAFDINGKTDASKILCVEETLNISKNSHVNHILDKGE; the protein is encoded by the exons ATGGACTTCATCAAACAAGGGACTTCTATAGCAGACAATTCTCGA ATTCATGAGCTGCACCAAATTTACCAGAAGCAAAGGGAATTGATGGATGAAATTAAAAGGAATGAATTATGTAAACATAATTTAAGGTTGGAGACATCATGGTCAAGTTCCTCTCTGTGTTGCTCATCAAATTTGCCTCTGTTGGCTGGTCAATCATCTGTTTTAATTGTGGAACGCATCGAGTCACTAATGGCTTTGGCACAAGAAAAGAACAGGCAAAGATGTCCTGTGGCACAAGAAAAGAACAGGCAAAGATGTCCTGCTTCTGAAACTACTCCAACTGTAATCAAAGATCTCTTGAAAGATTCTGAATTATCACAGTCTTACAGAAAAGTTGGTAACAAAATTTTGGATCTCCAACTTCCAGCTGAAGAGTACATTGATAGTGAAGGTGATTCTTCCGAAAGTGAAAAGAGTACAGCTTTTACTTTAAATGGAACTTCTCAGGTTGTGTGTAACGGTTTAGCCGACTTAAATGTACCTTTTAATCTCAAGGAAGAGACGGGTGCGGAGTCTGATGATTTGCAGCCCAGAATTCATCATGGAAGCTCCCTTGTTTGTGATCTATCAAGAGCAACAAAATCAGGCTGGCATAATTTTCCCAATGATGCTATGCAGAATTTGAACAAAAGAAAGTATCTTGAAGACTCATCAGATGATCCAATGCCAAAGCCAGGGAAGAAACTCGTACCAATGTCCTTAAGTAATATTGCTG GGCAAAATGGCAGGGTCTTGAATTCCCTAGCCGGATTTAGTGATACCGACAGGCAATCTGTTCCAGTTGAATCATTGAGTCAGAAACTTGAGCAAGTTAACATTTTTGCATGTTTGCAAAACTATCTTCTCCGCAACGGCTTTTGCTTTAGCACCAAGGCATTTCATCAACCATCAATCGATACTGATGAGCTAAGCAGCTGCAACAACCATGGTTCATCATCGGCTAGCCGTGAGCTTAGGGAGTGTGTTCAGGGCTCTGAAGATGTGTTCAATCCCAATAACATAAACCTGAATACCATGCCTGGTTATTCCAATACAATAACAGAATTTGAAAGCATTCAGAATTCAAGGGAAGAAGATAAATTTGAGTGTTCAAGACTTCCTTGGCTTAAAGAAAAGCCGGCACCCCAAGGAAAACTCAATGAAGAGGGTAAATCTTCAACACATGTAAGAAGCAACACTCTTGCATTTGACATTAATGGAAAGACTGATGCTTCCAAAATTCTGTGTGTTGAAGAAACTCTGAATATATCAAAAAATTCACATGTAAATCATATTCTTGACAAGGGGGAATAG